The sequence below is a genomic window from Dama dama isolate Ldn47 unplaced genomic scaffold, ASM3311817v1 ptg000020l, whole genome shotgun sequence.
agatgtgcatgaaacagactgaaaaatcggaggagcatgaagtggtgttgaaaaacatgaagagcctgaaaatgtgtgaaatatatgaacagcttcaaaatgtgtcaaatatatgaggagcatgaaacggactgcaaaatagcaggagcatgaagcggtgttgaaaaacatgaagagcctgaaaaggtgtgaaaaatatgaagaacttcaaaaggtgtcaaaaataagaggagcatggaacggtctgaaaagttggaggagcatgaagtcgttgtgaaaaacattaagagcctgaaaagatgtgcaaaatatgaagagcttcaaaaggtgtgaaaaatatgaagagcttcaaaggtgtaaaaaatatgaagagcttcaaaaggcgtcaaaaatgagatgagaatgaaacggtctgaaaaataggaggggcatgaagcggtgttcaaacacatgcagagactgaaaaggtgtgaaaaatatgaagagcttcaaaggtgtaaaaaatatgaagagcttcaaaaggcatcaaaaatgagatgagaatgaaacggtctgaaaaataggaggatcaagaagcggtgctgaaaatcatgaagagcctgaaaatgtgtgaaaaatatgaggagcttcaaaaggtgtgaaaaatatgaagagcttcaaaaggtgtgaaatacatgaggagctagaaacggtctgaaaaataggaggagcatgaagcggtgttcaaaaacatgaagagcctgaaaacgtgtgaaaactatgaagagcttctaaaggtgtcaataatatgaggagcatgaaacagtctgaaaaataggatgagaatgaaacggttttgaaaaagattaagagcaggaaaggtgtgaaaaatatgaagagcttcaaaaggtgtcaaaaatatgaggagcatgaaacggtctgaaaaatagcaggagcaagaagtggtgttgaaaaacatgaagagcctgaaaaggtgtgaaatatatgaagagcttcaaacggtgtcaaaaatatgaggagcatgaaacggtctgaaaaataggaggagcatgatgcggtgttgagaaacatgaagagcctgaaaaggtgtgaaaaatatgaagagcttcaaaaggtgtcaaaaatatgagtagcatgaaatgggttgaaaaatagaaggagcatgaatcggtggtcaaaatcatgaagagcctgaaaaggtgtgaaaaatatgaagagcttcaaaaggtgtaaaatacatgaggagcatgatacggtctgaaaataggaggagcatgaaacggtgttgaaatacatgaagagcctgaaaagttgtgaaaaatatgaagagcttcaaaacgtgtcaaaaatttgaggagcatgaatcggtcggataaataggaggagcatgaagtggagttgaaaaacatgaagagcctgaaaacgtgtgaaaaatatgaagagcttcaaaaggtgtgaaatacatgaggagctagaaacggtctgaaaaataggaggagcatgaagcggtgttcaaaaacatgaagagcctgaaaaattgtgaaaaatatgaagagcttcaaaatgtgtgaaaaataagaggagcatgaaacggtctgaaaaataggaggagcatgaagcggtgttctaaaacatgaagagcctgaaaaggtgtgaaaaatatgaagagcttcaaaaggtgtcaaaaatatgagtatcatgaaatgggttgaaaaatagaaggagcatgaatcggtggtcaaaatcatgaagagcctgaaaaggtgtgaaaaatatgaagagcttcaaaaggtgtaaaatacatgaggagcatgatacggtctgaaaataggaggagcatgaaacggtgttgaaatacatgaagagcctgaaaagttgtgaaaaatatgaagagcttcaaaacgtgtcaaaaatttgaggagcatgaatcggtcggataaataggaggagcatgaagtggagttgaaaaacatgaagagcctgaaaacgtgtgaaaaatatgaagagcttcaaaaggtgtgaaatacatgaggagctagaaacggtctgaaaaataggaggagcatgaagcggtgttcaaaaacatgaagagcctgaaaacgtgtgaaaaatatgaagagcttcaaaaggtgtgaaaaatatgaacagcttcagagcaCCAGAAGCCGCTCCCCTGAGAGGCTGCGGACCCAGAGCGGCGGCCGCCGGTCCAGGCGCCATGGCTGCGGAGCGGACCTGGCCGCTGGGAGGCTCTGGCGGCCCGAGCGCGCCTAGTTGGTGTGAGCCCGGCGCGAGGTCCCGGGCCCTGGGGCGCTCGCTCAGGAAAATTTTTCCATAACCTTATGGAGAGAAAGGACTTTGAGACATGGCTTGATAACATTTCTgttacatttctttctctgacggacttgcagaaaaatgaaactcTGGATCACCTGATTAGTCTGAGTGGGGCAGTCCAGCTCAGACACCTCTCCAATAACCTGGAGACTCTGCTCAAGCGGGACTTCCTCACACTCCTTCCCCTGGAGctcagtttttatttgttaaaatggcTCGACCCTCAGACTTTACTCACGTGCTGCCTCGTCTCTAAACAGTGGAATAAGGTGATAAGTGCCTGTACAGAGGTGTGGCAGACCGCCTGTAAAAATTTGGGCTGGCAGATAGATGATTCTGTTCAGGACGCTTTGCACTGGAAGAAGGTTTATTTGAAGGCTATTTTGAGAATGAAgcaactggaggaccatgaagcctttGAGACCTCATCTTTAATTGGACACAGTGCCAGAGTGTATGCACTTTACTACAAAGATGGACTTCTGTGTACAGGGTCAGATGACTTGTCTGCAAAACTGTGGGATGTGAGCACAGGGCAGTGTGTTTATGGCATCCAGACGCACACTTGTGCTGCGGTGAAGTTTGATGAGCAGAAGCTTGTGACAGGCTCCTTTGACAACACCGTGGCCTGCTGGGAATGGAGCTCCGGAGCCAGGACCCAGCACTTCCGGGGGCACACGGGGGCGGTGTTTAGTGTTGACTACAACGACGAACTGGACGTCTTGGTGAGTGGCTCTGCAGACTTCACCGTGAAAGTATGGGCTTTATCTGCTGGGACATGCCTGAACACTCTCACCGGGCACACAGAATGGGTCACCAAGGTGGTCTTGCAGaagtgcaaagtcaagtctctCTTGCACAGCCCTGGAGACTACATCCTCTTAAGTGCAGACAAATATGAGATCAAGATTTGGCCAATTGGGAGAGAAATTAACTGTAAGTGCTTAAAGACGTTGTCTGTCTCTGAGGAtagaagtatctgcctgcagccaAGACTTCATTTTGATGGCAAATACATTGTCTGTAGTTCGGCACT
It includes:
- the LOC133053670 gene encoding F-box/WD repeat-containing protein 2-like, which produces MERKDFETWLDNISVTFLSLTDLQKNETLDHLISLSGAVQLRHLSNNLETLLKRDFLTLLPLELSFYLLKWLDPQTLLTCCLVSKQWNKVISACTEVWQTACKNLGWQIDDSVQDALHWKKVYLKAILRMKQLEDHEAFETSSLIGHSARVYALYYKDGLLCTGSDDLSAKLWDVSTGQCVYGIQTHTCAAVKFDEQKLVTGSFDNTVACWEWSSGARTQHFRGHTGAVFSVDYNDELDVLVSGSADFTVKVWALSAGTCLNTLTGHTEWVTKVVLQKCKVKSLLHSPGDYILLSADKYEIKIWPIGREINCKCLKTLSVSEDRSICLQPRLHFDGKYIVCSSALGLYQWDFASYDILRVIKTPEIANLALLGFGDIFALLFDNCYLYILDLPTESLISRWPLPEYRKSKRGSSFLAGEASWLNGLDGHNDTGLVFATSMPDHSIHLVLWKQHG